The following coding sequences are from one Thermostaphylospora chromogena window:
- a CDS encoding TIGR03668 family PPOX class F420-dependent oxidoreductase — MRLEAERARELFASSRIARLATVGPDGAPNLVPVTFAMRDDTVTLAVDHKPKSTRELRRLRDIRHEPRVCLLADHYDDDWTRLWWARADGRARVVPHDPVAAGWLTERYAQYREHPPAGPFIVIEVDRWTGWAYAEG; from the coding sequence GTGAGGCTGGAGGCGGAGCGGGCGCGGGAACTGTTCGCGAGCAGCCGGATCGCGAGACTGGCGACGGTGGGTCCGGACGGCGCGCCGAACCTGGTGCCGGTGACGTTCGCGATGCGCGACGACACCGTGACCCTCGCCGTGGACCACAAGCCCAAGTCCACCCGCGAGCTGCGCAGGCTGCGCGACATCCGGCACGAGCCGCGGGTGTGCCTGCTGGCCGACCACTACGACGACGACTGGACGCGGTTGTGGTGGGCGCGGGCGGACGGCAGGGCGCGGGTGGTTCCGCACGATCCCGTGGCCGCCGGGTGGCTGACCGAGCGCTACGCGCAGTACCGTGAGCATCCGCCCGCCGGCCCGTTCATCGTGATCGAGGTGGACCGCTGGACCGGTTGGGCGTACGCCGAGGGGTGA
- a CDS encoding FUSC family protein: protein MRLRRRLRDDLQARWRRLLFMLPTVLQSAVAAALAWTVAKDLLGHPRPFFAPIAAVICVGVALGRRLRRLFELVVGVSVGIGVGDLLVLHIGSGSWQIALVVALAMSIAVLLDSGTLFSLQAGTSAVLVATLLPPTDTGGLERMVDALVGGGLGIAAIALLPASPATLVYRHASRVLDALAAVLQRTAQAIEDSDADLAADALRAARQTQKVIDEFEQALRTGREIVTISPLRWQWRRMLLRYETARAPVDHAVRNARVLARRTAAAIQREAPVPPALPRALVELAKVVRLLRDDLGAGRDLREVREEVTRVAALLSRMTGRSVLSVDVMIAQVRSIVIDLLEATGADRSAARAALPPEPAAAEPSEAPRSQDLDAAPSEDPAPGPAEPQAPEPGSQDPGTRRP, encoded by the coding sequence ATGAGGCTGAGGCGGCGGCTGCGCGACGATCTGCAAGCACGCTGGCGGCGGCTGCTGTTCATGCTGCCCACCGTCCTCCAGTCCGCGGTCGCCGCGGCACTGGCATGGACGGTGGCCAAGGACCTCCTCGGCCACCCGCGCCCGTTCTTCGCGCCGATCGCCGCGGTGATCTGCGTGGGCGTCGCGCTGGGCCGTCGCCTGCGCCGCCTGTTCGAGCTGGTGGTGGGGGTCAGCGTCGGCATCGGCGTCGGCGACCTGCTGGTGCTGCACATCGGATCGGGCTCCTGGCAGATCGCGCTCGTCGTGGCGCTGGCCATGAGCATCGCCGTCCTGCTGGACAGCGGCACGCTCTTCTCCCTGCAGGCGGGCACCTCGGCCGTGCTGGTGGCCACCCTGCTGCCTCCCACCGACACCGGCGGGCTGGAGCGGATGGTGGACGCACTGGTCGGCGGAGGGCTGGGCATCGCGGCCATCGCGCTGCTGCCGGCCAGCCCCGCGACCCTCGTCTACCGGCACGCCTCGCGAGTGCTCGACGCGCTGGCCGCGGTCCTGCAGCGTACCGCGCAGGCGATCGAGGACTCCGACGCCGACCTCGCGGCGGACGCGCTGCGCGCGGCCAGGCAGACCCAGAAGGTGATCGACGAGTTCGAGCAGGCGCTGCGCACCGGCAGGGAGATCGTCACCATCTCACCGCTGCGCTGGCAGTGGCGGCGCATGCTGCTGCGGTACGAGACGGCGCGCGCCCCCGTGGACCATGCCGTCCGGAACGCCAGGGTGCTCGCCCGGCGAACCGCCGCCGCGATACAGCGGGAGGCGCCCGTTCCGCCCGCCCTTCCCCGGGCGCTGGTCGAGCTCGCCAAGGTGGTCCGCCTGCTGCGCGACGACCTCGGCGCAGGTCGCGACCTGCGGGAGGTCAGGGAGGAGGTGACCCGGGTGGCCGCCCTTCTCTCCCGGATGACCGGGCGCTCCGTTCTATCGGTGGACGTCATGATCGCCCAGGTCAGGTCGATCGTCATCGACCTGCTGGAGGCCACCGGCGCCGACCGTTCCGCCGCCCGCGCCGCCTTGCCGCCGGAGCCCGCGGCGGCCGAGCCGTCAGAGGCTCCGCGATCGCAGGACCTCGATGCCGCTCCCTCGGAGGATCCGGCACCAGGACCGGCGGAGCCGCAAGCGCCGGAACCGGGATCGCAGGACCCCGGAACCCGCCGTCCGTGA
- a CDS encoding cellulase family glycosylhydrolase, producing the protein MRFRFGLMGATVLALLASMVAMTLPARADVSGLRVDGTRIVESNGSPFVIRGVSHPHAWYPSQTSAFAGIKSHGANAVRVVLSGGRWTRNDVDDVRNVVALCKVNRLICILENHDTTGYGEQEGAVTLDAAVDYWISVRSALVGEEDYVIVNIGNEPIGNNPVTPGWTEATSDAVRRMRAAGFDHLLMVDAPNWGQDWRFTMRDNAQTVFEADPDRNTVFSIHMYGVFDTAAEITSYLDAFRSAGLPLVIGEFGHNHSDGDPDEDTIMAQAQARGLGYIGWSWSGNSGGVEYLDMVDDFDPDSLTPWGERIFNGPDGIASTAREATIYGGGGEDDTTPPTAPGQPSVSDVTSSSARLTWSASTDSGGSGLAGYNVYREQGDNDTLLGQSTTTSITLTGLSPDTEYEVYVRARDGAGNLSDPSPSVTFTTEEGPPAGEGGCSVTPTVQNEWNNGYVMQPVTVTNTGDAPITGWTVTFTLPSGHSIVGSWNAEVGNGQATNAAYNGSLAPGQSTTFGFQVSRPDGDTATAGDFTCTAN; encoded by the coding sequence ATGAGATTCAGATTCGGTCTCATGGGGGCGACGGTGCTCGCCCTGTTGGCATCGATGGTCGCGATGACCCTGCCGGCCCGCGCCGACGTGTCCGGGCTGCGGGTGGACGGCACCCGGATCGTCGAGTCCAACGGCAGCCCCTTCGTCATCCGCGGGGTCAGCCATCCGCACGCGTGGTACCCCTCGCAGACCTCCGCCTTCGCCGGCATCAAGTCCCACGGCGCCAACGCCGTGCGCGTGGTGCTGAGCGGCGGCCGGTGGACCCGCAACGACGTGGACGACGTGCGCAACGTCGTCGCGCTGTGCAAGGTGAACCGGTTGATCTGCATCCTGGAGAACCATGACACCACCGGCTACGGCGAGCAGGAGGGCGCCGTCACGCTGGACGCCGCGGTCGACTACTGGATCAGCGTCCGCTCCGCGCTGGTCGGCGAGGAGGACTACGTCATCGTCAACATCGGCAACGAGCCGATCGGCAACAACCCCGTCACACCCGGCTGGACCGAGGCCACCAGCGACGCCGTCCGCCGGATGCGCGCCGCGGGCTTCGACCACCTGCTCATGGTGGACGCCCCCAACTGGGGCCAGGACTGGCGGTTCACCATGCGCGACAACGCGCAGACCGTGTTCGAGGCCGACCCCGACCGCAACACGGTCTTCTCGATCCACATGTACGGCGTCTTCGACACCGCCGCGGAGATCACCTCGTACCTGGACGCCTTCCGGAGCGCGGGCCTGCCCCTGGTGATCGGCGAGTTCGGGCACAACCACTCCGACGGCGACCCCGACGAGGACACGATCATGGCGCAGGCGCAGGCGCGCGGCCTCGGCTACATCGGCTGGTCCTGGAGCGGCAACAGCGGCGGCGTCGAGTACCTCGACATGGTCGACGACTTCGACCCCGACAGCCTGACCCCGTGGGGCGAGCGGATCTTCAACGGTCCCGACGGCATCGCCTCCACCGCGCGGGAGGCCACGATCTACGGTGGCGGCGGCGAGGACGACACCACTCCGCCGACCGCGCCCGGACAGCCCAGCGTGTCGGATGTGACCTCCTCCAGCGCCCGGCTGACCTGGAGCGCCTCCACCGACAGCGGCGGCTCGGGCCTGGCCGGCTACAACGTCTACCGCGAGCAGGGCGACAACGACACCCTGCTGGGCCAGAGCACCACCACCTCCATCACCCTGACCGGCCTGTCCCCCGACACCGAATACGAGGTCTACGTCCGCGCCCGCGACGGCGCCGGCAACCTGTCCGACCCCTCCCCCTCGGTCACCTTCACCACCGAGGAGGGCCCGCCCGCCGGCGAGGGCGGCTGCAGCGTCACCCCCACCGTGCAGAACGAGTGGAACAACGGCTACGTCATGCAGCCGGTGACCGTCACCAACACCGGCGACGCCCCCATCACCGGCTGGACCGTCACCTTCACCCTGCCCTCCGGCCACTCCATCGTCGGCTCCTGGAACGCCGAGGTCGGCAACGGCCAGGCCACCAACGCCGCCTACAACGGCTCCCTGGCCCCCGGCCAGAGCACCACCTTCGGCTTCCAGGTCAGCCGCCCCGACGGTGACACCGCCACCGCCGGCGACTTCACCTGCACCGCGAACTGA
- a CDS encoding glycoside hydrolase family 48 protein has product MVAALGLAGVPTTAAQAAVACEVQYTKTWDSGSGFGADVTIRNVGDPLNGWTVSWTWSGNQRITQMWNASYDQQGATVTVTNAAYNGDVPTGGQVTFGFNGSYSGTNADPTSFTVNGVTCGGDQEEQALVVSPTEVTVPEGGTATFSVRLQTQPSSDVDVTVAAGAGDPDITVVSGESLTFTPSNWDTPQNVTLAAAQDGDIENGERTISVSAPGLPVVNVTAVEEDDDTTPTQSLVVTPKNVSVPEGDSAVFNVRLGIEPASDVTVTVTAGSGDPDITVASGESLTFTPSNWDEDQQVRLEAAQDDDDANGTRTFTVAADGVDPVEVTATEVDDDAEANDYITEFLTQYNKIKSEASGYFSPEGIPYHSVETLLVEAPDHGHETTSEAFSYWLWLEANYGRITGNWAPFNNAWNVMEQYIIPSAEGQPGGQSTYRPDDPADYAPEYDQPSEYPVALDNSVVAGQDPLADELQQTYGNRLMYSMHWLLDVDDVYGYGTGRTQPECGDNTQRVTYINTYQRGPQESVWETVPHPSCDTGRFGAPGGGGYPPLFIQDGQAGQWRYTAAPDADARAIQAAYWALTWASEQGNESQISQTLAKAAKMGDFLRYAFYDKYFKNPGCDSPSCTPGSGKSSSNYLLNWYFSWGGDLDNQWSWRIGSSHNHGGYQNPMAAWAMSPEGPAQLRPLSPTASSDWEKSLKRQIQFYKWLQSDEGAIAGGATNSWKGRYDTRPAGVPTFFGLVYDEAPVYHDPPSNQWFGFQAWGMQRMAELYYVTGDPDAKDVLDKWVAWALSETTLGSGSEYSFPSDMEWEGTPAASFSDESGMPGPNPDLHVSVVNYSNDVGVAAAYARTLIYYAAKENGSELGERAKATAKGLLDRMLLLKDDKGIAVEETRADYERFDDVWTSSEQKGLYIPEGYSGTMPNGDVIEHGSTFLSIRSFYQDDPDWPKVQAHLDGGPAPTFTYHRFWAQADFANALADYGTLFPNG; this is encoded by the coding sequence TTGGTCGCCGCACTCGGCCTGGCCGGAGTCCCCACGACCGCCGCCCAGGCCGCCGTCGCCTGCGAGGTTCAGTACACCAAGACCTGGGACAGCGGCAGCGGGTTCGGCGCCGACGTCACCATCCGCAACGTGGGCGACCCGCTCAACGGGTGGACGGTGAGCTGGACCTGGTCCGGCAATCAGCGGATCACCCAGATGTGGAACGCCTCCTACGACCAGCAGGGCGCGACGGTGACCGTGACCAACGCCGCCTACAACGGCGACGTGCCCACCGGCGGACAGGTCACCTTCGGGTTCAACGGCAGCTACAGCGGCACGAACGCCGACCCGACGAGCTTCACGGTGAACGGCGTGACCTGCGGCGGCGACCAGGAGGAGCAGGCCCTCGTCGTCTCGCCGACCGAGGTGACCGTCCCCGAGGGCGGCACCGCGACCTTCTCGGTCCGCCTGCAGACGCAGCCCTCGTCCGACGTCGACGTCACCGTCGCCGCGGGCGCGGGCGATCCCGACATCACCGTCGTCTCCGGCGAGAGCCTGACCTTCACCCCGAGCAACTGGGACACGCCGCAGAACGTGACGCTGGCCGCCGCCCAGGACGGCGACATCGAGAACGGTGAGCGCACGATCAGCGTCAGCGCGCCCGGTCTGCCCGTCGTGAACGTCACCGCCGTCGAGGAGGACGACGACACCACGCCGACCCAGTCGCTGGTGGTGACGCCGAAGAACGTGAGCGTTCCCGAGGGCGACTCGGCCGTCTTCAACGTCCGGCTGGGCATCGAGCCCGCGTCCGACGTGACCGTCACCGTCACCGCGGGCTCCGGTGACCCCGACATCACCGTCGCCTCCGGTGAGAGCCTGACCTTCACCCCGAGCAACTGGGACGAGGACCAGCAGGTGAGGCTGGAGGCGGCCCAGGACGACGACGACGCCAACGGCACGCGGACGTTCACCGTGGCCGCCGACGGGGTGGACCCGGTGGAGGTCACCGCGACCGAAGTGGACGACGACGCCGAGGCCAACGACTACATCACCGAGTTCCTCACCCAGTACAACAAGATCAAGTCGGAGGCGAGCGGGTACTTCTCCCCCGAAGGCATCCCGTACCACTCGGTGGAGACGCTGCTGGTCGAGGCCCCCGACCACGGACACGAGACCACCTCCGAGGCGTTCAGCTACTGGCTGTGGCTGGAGGCCAACTACGGGCGGATCACCGGCAACTGGGCGCCGTTCAACAACGCCTGGAACGTGATGGAGCAGTACATCATCCCGTCGGCCGAGGGGCAGCCCGGCGGGCAGAGCACCTACCGGCCCGACGACCCGGCGGACTACGCGCCCGAGTACGACCAGCCCAGCGAGTACCCGGTGGCGCTGGACAACAGCGTCGTCGCCGGCCAGGACCCGCTGGCCGACGAGCTGCAGCAGACCTACGGCAACCGGCTGATGTACTCGATGCACTGGCTGCTGGACGTGGACGACGTCTACGGCTACGGCACCGGCCGCACCCAGCCCGAGTGCGGTGACAACACCCAGCGCGTCACCTACATCAACACCTACCAGCGCGGTCCGCAGGAGTCGGTCTGGGAGACCGTGCCGCACCCCTCGTGCGACACCGGCCGCTTCGGCGCTCCGGGCGGTGGCGGCTACCCGCCGCTGTTCATCCAGGACGGCCAGGCCGGCCAGTGGCGTTACACCGCGGCGCCGGACGCCGACGCCCGTGCCATCCAGGCCGCCTACTGGGCGCTGACCTGGGCCAGCGAGCAGGGCAACGAGTCGCAGATCTCTCAGACGCTGGCCAAGGCGGCGAAGATGGGCGACTTCCTGCGCTACGCCTTCTACGACAAGTACTTCAAGAACCCCGGCTGCGACTCGCCGAGCTGCACCCCCGGCTCCGGCAAGAGCAGCTCGAACTACCTGCTGAACTGGTACTTCTCCTGGGGCGGTGACCTGGACAACCAGTGGTCGTGGCGGATCGGCTCCAGCCACAACCACGGCGGCTACCAGAACCCGATGGCGGCCTGGGCGATGTCGCCGGAGGGTCCGGCCCAGCTGCGCCCGCTGTCGCCGACCGCGAGCAGCGACTGGGAGAAGAGCCTGAAGCGGCAGATCCAGTTCTACAAGTGGCTGCAGTCGGACGAGGGCGCCATCGCCGGCGGCGCGACCAACAGCTGGAAGGGCCGCTACGACACGCGTCCCGCGGGCGTGCCGACGTTCTTCGGCCTGGTGTACGACGAGGCGCCGGTCTACCACGACCCGCCGTCGAACCAGTGGTTCGGCTTCCAGGCGTGGGGCATGCAGCGGATGGCCGAGCTGTACTACGTGACCGGCGATCCCGACGCCAAGGACGTGCTGGACAAGTGGGTCGCCTGGGCGCTGTCGGAGACCACGCTGGGCAGCGGCAGCGAGTACTCCTTCCCCAGTGACATGGAGTGGGAGGGCACGCCGGCGGCCAGCTTCTCCGACGAGTCCGGCATGCCGGGCCCCAACCCCGACCTGCACGTGTCGGTCGTCAACTACAGCAACGACGTCGGCGTGGCGGCGGCGTACGCGCGCACGCTGATCTACTACGCCGCGAAGGAGAACGGCTCGGAGCTGGGCGAGCGGGCCAAGGCGACCGCCAAGGGCCTGCTGGACCGGATGCTGCTGCTCAAGGACGACAAGGGCATCGCGGTCGAGGAGACCCGCGCCGACTACGAGCGGTTCGACGACGTGTGGACCTCCAGCGAGCAGAAGGGTCTGTACATCCCGGAGGGTTACTCGGGGACCATGCCGAACGGCGACGTCATCGAGCACGGCTCGACGTTCCTGAGCATCCGGTCGTTCTACCAGGACGACCCTGACTGGCCGAAGGTCCAGGCCCACCTGGACGGCGGTCCGGCCCCCACCTTCACCTATCACCGGTTCTGGGCGCAGGCGGACTTCGCCAACGCCCTGGCCGACTACGGGACGCTCTTCCCGAACGGCTGA
- a CDS encoding GH12 family glycosyl hydrolase domain-containing protein yields the protein MRQSLQAAVAAIALVLTALVAAAPAHADVTICEKYGSTAVQGGRYIVQNNVWGADTRQCIDVTDTGFSVTEAAHDKPTDGAPAAYPSIYAGCHYANCTSGSELPMRADDPRFATVQTSVTMRYPDGGTYNAAYDLWFDPTPRTDGQNTGAEIMIWLNRVGPIQPIGSRVGTANLLGATWEVWFGNVGWNVVSYVRSSPTTSLAFPVSTFYDDAVARGYAQRSWYLTSVQAGFEPWKGQAGLAVDSFSYTVGGGDDGGDDGGDPPVGDGDCRVAYSATDWGGGNGFSGSVTITNTGGTAIDGWELVWTFPAGQRVTQMWNASYDQQGATVTATGVSHTRTIAAGASVTFGFNATHSGSNPAPAAFTLNGAACDTV from the coding sequence ATGAGACAAAGCCTGCAGGCGGCCGTCGCCGCCATCGCGCTCGTGCTGACCGCCCTCGTGGCGGCGGCGCCGGCGCACGCGGACGTGACGATCTGCGAGAAGTACGGCTCGACCGCCGTCCAGGGCGGCCGGTACATCGTCCAGAACAACGTCTGGGGCGCCGACACCCGTCAGTGCATCGACGTCACCGACACCGGTTTCTCCGTCACGGAGGCGGCGCACGACAAGCCGACCGACGGCGCGCCCGCGGCGTACCCGTCGATCTACGCGGGCTGCCACTACGCGAACTGCACCTCCGGCAGCGAGCTGCCCATGCGGGCGGACGACCCCCGCTTCGCCACCGTCCAGACCTCGGTCACCATGAGGTACCCGGACGGAGGCACCTACAACGCCGCCTACGACCTGTGGTTCGACCCCACCCCACGCACCGACGGGCAGAACACCGGCGCCGAGATCATGATCTGGCTCAACCGGGTCGGCCCGATCCAGCCGATCGGTTCCCGGGTCGGCACGGCGAACCTGCTCGGAGCCACGTGGGAGGTGTGGTTCGGCAACGTCGGCTGGAACGTCGTCTCCTATGTGCGCAGCTCACCGACCACCTCGCTCGCCTTCCCAGTGAGCACGTTCTACGACGACGCGGTCGCCCGCGGCTACGCGCAGCGCTCGTGGTACCTGACCAGCGTTCAGGCGGGCTTCGAACCCTGGAAGGGGCAGGCCGGGCTGGCCGTCGACTCCTTCTCCTACACCGTCGGCGGCGGTGACGACGGCGGTGACGACGGCGGCGACCCGCCCGTCGGCGACGGCGACTGCCGGGTGGCCTACTCGGCGACCGACTGGGGCGGCGGGAACGGCTTCAGCGGAAGTGTGACGATCACCAACACCGGCGGCACCGCGATCGACGGATGGGAACTGGTGTGGACCTTCCCCGCCGGGCAACGCGTCACCCAGATGTGGAACGCCTCCTACGACCAGCAGGGCGCGACGGTGACCGCGACCGGCGTCTCCCACACCCGCACGATCGCCGCCGGCGCGTCGGTCACCTTCGGGTTCAACGCCACCCACTCCGGGAGCAACCCCGCCCCCGCCGCGTTCACGCTGAACGGCGCCGCCTGCGACACCGTCTGA
- the gdhA gene encoding NADP-specific glutamate dehydrogenase, which translates to MLHEKLQSIYDNVLRRNPGETEFHQAVREVLESIGPALGKHPEYAESKIIERICEPERQIIFRVPWEDDRGEVHINRGFRVEFNSALGPYKGGLRFHPSVYLGIVKFLGFEQIFKNSLTGLPIGGGKGGADFDPKGRSEREVMRFCQSFMTELYRHLGEYTDVPAGDTGVGQREIGYLFGQYKRITNRYESGVITGKGLSYGGAQVRTEATGYGCAFFVEEMLKARGTSFDGKRVVVSGSGNVAIYTIEKVRQLGGTVVACSDSSGYVVDEKGIDIDLLKQIKQVERGRIETYAQRRGGAAVYVPGRSVWEVPCEVAMPSATQNEITGREATALVKGGCIAVGEGANMPTTPEGIRIFQEAGVAFGIGKAANAGGVATSALEMQQNASRDSWSFEYSEQKLQDIMRDIHARCLETAEEYGMPGNYVAGANIAGFKRVADAMLSLGLI; encoded by the coding sequence ATGTTGCACGAGAAACTCCAGTCGATCTACGACAATGTGCTGCGCCGCAATCCGGGCGAGACCGAGTTCCATCAGGCGGTCCGGGAGGTGCTGGAGAGCATCGGGCCGGCACTGGGCAAGCACCCGGAGTACGCTGAATCGAAGATCATCGAGAGGATCTGCGAGCCCGAGCGGCAGATCATCTTCCGGGTGCCGTGGGAGGACGACCGGGGCGAGGTCCACATCAACCGCGGTTTCCGCGTCGAGTTCAACAGCGCGCTCGGCCCCTACAAGGGCGGCCTGCGCTTCCACCCCTCGGTCTATCTGGGCATCGTCAAGTTCCTCGGCTTCGAGCAGATCTTCAAGAACAGCCTGACCGGGCTGCCCATCGGCGGCGGCAAGGGGGGCGCGGACTTCGATCCCAAGGGACGCTCGGAGCGCGAGGTGATGCGCTTCTGCCAGAGCTTCATGACCGAGCTGTACCGGCATCTGGGCGAGTACACCGACGTCCCCGCCGGTGACACCGGTGTCGGGCAGCGTGAGATCGGCTACCTGTTCGGCCAGTACAAGCGCATCACCAACCGGTACGAGTCCGGCGTGATCACCGGTAAGGGCCTCAGCTACGGCGGCGCTCAGGTCCGCACCGAGGCCACCGGGTACGGCTGCGCCTTCTTCGTTGAGGAGATGCTCAAGGCGCGCGGCACGTCCTTCGACGGTAAGCGGGTCGTGGTGTCCGGCTCGGGCAACGTGGCCATCTACACCATCGAGAAGGTGCGCCAGCTCGGCGGCACCGTGGTGGCCTGCTCCGACTCCTCCGGATACGTGGTGGACGAGAAGGGCATCGACATCGACCTGCTCAAGCAGATCAAGCAGGTCGAGCGCGGCCGGATCGAGACCTACGCCCAGCGCCGCGGCGGCGCGGCCGTCTACGTGCCCGGCCGCAGCGTGTGGGAGGTGCCGTGCGAGGTGGCGATGCCGTCCGCCACGCAGAACGAGATCACCGGCAGGGAGGCGACGGCCCTGGTCAAGGGGGGCTGCATCGCGGTGGGTGAGGGCGCGAACATGCCCACCACCCCCGAGGGGATCCGGATCTTCCAGGAGGCCGGCGTGGCCTTCGGCATCGGCAAGGCCGCGAACGCCGGCGGCGTGGCCACCAGCGCCCTGGAGATGCAGCAGAACGCCAGCCGGGACTCGTGGAGTTTCGAGTACTCCGAGCAGAAGCTGCAGGACATCATGCGTGACATCCACGCCCGCTGCCTGGAGACCGCCGAGGAGTACGGCATGCCGGGCAACTACGTGGCCGGCGCCAACATCGCCGGGTTCAAGCGGGTGGCCGACGCCATGCTCTCGCTGGGCCTGATCTGA
- a CDS encoding CsbD family protein, whose protein sequence is MGTEDKLSGKAEELKGRAKKSVGDATGDEELRAEGRADRAEGGLKQAGEKVKDAGKKVKDSFKD, encoded by the coding sequence ATGGGAACCGAGGATAAGCTCTCCGGCAAGGCTGAGGAGCTCAAGGGCCGGGCCAAGAAGAGCGTCGGCGACGCGACCGGCGACGAGGAGCTGCGCGCCGAGGGCCGGGCCGACCGGGCCGAGGGCGGCCTGAAGCAGGCCGGAGAAAAGGTCAAGGACGCCGGCAAGAAGGTGAAGGACTCTTTCAAGGATTGA